The following proteins come from a genomic window of Alicyclobacillus dauci:
- the sucD gene encoding succinate--CoA ligase subunit alpha, producing the protein MSILVNKDTKVITQGITGSTGLFHTKQAVEYGTQMVGGVTPGKGGTTVEGLPVFNTVAEAVEQTGANASVIYVPPAFAADSIMEAVDAELDLVICITEGIPVLDMVKVKRYLEGRHTRLIGPNCPGVITPAECKIGIMPGYIHTPGKVGVVSRSGTLTYEAVYQLTVRGIGQSTAVGIGGDPVKGTEFIEILEMFNEDPDTEAVIMIGEIGGSAEEEAAEWVKANMKKPVVGFIAGATAPPGRRMGHAGAIVSGGAGTAESKIKKMEECGIRVAPTPSEMGSTLYAVIEERGLLEKCKTH; encoded by the coding sequence GTGAGCATCTTAGTGAACAAGGATACAAAAGTCATCACGCAGGGTATCACTGGATCAACAGGGCTGTTCCACACCAAACAAGCCGTGGAATATGGCACCCAAATGGTTGGCGGTGTAACGCCTGGTAAGGGTGGCACAACTGTCGAAGGACTTCCTGTGTTTAATACCGTTGCAGAAGCGGTTGAACAAACTGGTGCGAACGCATCCGTCATTTACGTTCCGCCAGCATTTGCAGCAGATTCCATCATGGAAGCGGTAGACGCCGAGCTCGATCTCGTCATCTGCATCACCGAAGGCATTCCAGTTTTGGATATGGTCAAAGTAAAACGTTATCTTGAAGGCCGTCACACTCGCCTGATCGGACCAAACTGCCCAGGTGTCATCACGCCGGCAGAGTGCAAGATCGGCATTATGCCTGGTTATATTCACACACCGGGCAAGGTAGGTGTCGTTTCCCGATCCGGAACTTTGACATACGAAGCCGTATATCAATTGACCGTTCGCGGCATTGGGCAATCGACGGCTGTAGGTATCGGCGGGGACCCGGTGAAGGGCACTGAATTCATCGAGATCCTAGAAATGTTTAACGAAGACCCTGATACGGAAGCAGTCATCATGATCGGTGAAATCGGTGGTTCGGCTGAAGAAGAAGCGGCTGAATGGGTCAAGGCAAACATGAAGAAGCCTGTAGTTGGGTTTATCGCTGGTGCAACAGCGCCTCCGGGACGCCGCATGGGACATGCCGGTGCGATTGTTTCTGGTGGTGCAGGTACGGCTGAATCCAAGATCAAGAAGATGGAAGAGTGTGGCATTCGTGTTGCACCGACGCCGTCTGAAATGGGTTCTACTTTGTATGCTGTGATCGAAGAACGCGGTCTGCTTGAGAAGTGCAAAACGCACTAA
- the sucC gene encoding ADP-forming succinate--CoA ligase subunit beta: MNIHEYQAKAVLAQFGVQVPQGKVAFSAEEAVAAAKELGGKAVVKAQIHAGGRGKAGGVKLSKSLDEVEENARELLGKTLVTHQTGPEGKVVKRLLIEQLTDIKKEYYIGLVLDRAQGRIVMMASQEGGVEIEEVAATHPEKIFRETVDPAVGLLPYQARNLAFKLELPKEAINKAVKFMTGLYDAFIAKDCSIAEINPLVLTGDGDVLALDAKLNFDDNAIFRHKDILELRDTDEEDPKEIEASKYDLSYIALDGNIGCMVNGAGLAMATMDTIKYYGGSPANFLDVGGGANEEKVTAAFKIILSDENVKGILVNIFGGIMKCDVIANGVVNAAKQLGLTKPLVVRLEGTNVEQGKEILNQSGLNIVAADSLADAAQKIVGLV, from the coding sequence GTGAACATCCACGAGTATCAGGCAAAGGCTGTCTTAGCCCAGTTCGGCGTGCAAGTTCCACAAGGCAAAGTGGCGTTCAGCGCTGAAGAAGCTGTCGCTGCTGCAAAGGAACTTGGCGGCAAGGCTGTCGTAAAGGCCCAGATTCATGCAGGTGGCCGCGGTAAAGCAGGCGGCGTAAAACTCTCCAAGTCTTTGGACGAAGTAGAAGAGAATGCTCGCGAGCTACTCGGTAAAACGCTTGTCACACATCAGACTGGTCCGGAAGGGAAAGTTGTCAAGCGGTTGCTCATCGAACAGCTGACTGACATCAAAAAGGAATACTACATAGGTCTTGTACTGGACCGGGCACAAGGTCGCATTGTGATGATGGCATCTCAAGAGGGCGGCGTCGAGATCGAAGAAGTCGCTGCCACGCACCCAGAGAAAATCTTTCGTGAAACAGTCGATCCGGCGGTAGGACTGCTTCCGTACCAAGCGCGTAATCTCGCTTTTAAACTTGAGCTTCCAAAAGAAGCGATCAACAAAGCTGTTAAATTCATGACTGGTTTGTATGATGCGTTTATTGCGAAGGATTGCTCGATCGCCGAGATCAACCCGCTCGTGCTCACAGGTGACGGCGACGTATTGGCGTTGGACGCAAAGCTGAACTTCGATGACAACGCCATCTTCCGTCATAAGGACATTTTAGAACTTCGCGATACCGATGAAGAGGATCCAAAGGAAATCGAAGCCTCGAAATACGACTTGAGCTACATCGCTCTCGATGGCAACATTGGCTGCATGGTCAACGGCGCTGGTCTGGCTATGGCAACGATGGATACCATCAAGTATTACGGTGGTTCACCGGCCAACTTCCTTGATGTTGGCGGCGGCGCAAACGAAGAGAAAGTGACAGCTGCGTTTAAGATCATTCTTTCCGACGAAAACGTGAAAGGCATTCTCGTGAATATCTTCGGCGGTATTATGAAGTGCGACGTCATTGCAAACGGTGTTGTCAACGCTGCCAAACAGCTTGGTCTCACAAAACCGTTGGTCGTTCGTCTCGAGGGGACGAACGTTGAGCAAGGTAAAGAAATTTTGAACCAGTCTGGCTTAAACATTGTTGCTGCAGATTCGTTGGCAGATGCGGCACAGAAGATCGTCGGGCTTGTGTGA